One genomic segment of Brassica napus cultivar Da-Ae unplaced genomic scaffold, Da-Ae ScsIHWf_535;HRSCAF=808, whole genome shotgun sequence includes these proteins:
- the LOC106452200 gene encoding probable protein phosphatase 2C 40, with translation MQQETLSDPYGEIEISFGYQCNNNNNNNNNNKKTIGIPEDAIVPDSRGVLAGFRLQKTSSFSCLSGAALSGNPTLANTNICNGVIGSEILPSLDSPKSFRKVPSSPALSKLDILSPSLHGSMASLSCSPSPPEPESCFLTSMSSPSSSLNEGFVLSAMEVQVAGGAAGEDRVQAVCSEENGWLFCAIYDGFNGRDAADFLACTLYESIVFHLQLLDHQMKTHQDVDDGGVSVIVDSSSSDLFRQGVLDCLNRALLQAENDFLRMVEQEMEERPDLVSVGSCVLVTLLVGKDLYIMNLGDSRAVLATYNGNKKLQAVQLTEDHTVDNEIEEARLLGEHLDDPKIVIGGKIKGKLKVTRALGVGYLKKEKLNDALMGILRVRNLLSPPYVSVEPSMRVHKITESDHFVIVASDGLFDFFSNEEAIELVHGFIASNPCGDPAKFLLERLVAKAAARVGFTLEELLNVPAGRKRRYHDDVTVMVITLGTDQRTSKASTFV, from the exons atgcAGCAAGAGACGTTAAGTGATCCTTATGGAGAGATTGAGATAAGCTTTGGCTATCAAtgcaataacaacaacaataacaacaataataataagaagACGATAGGAATCCCTGAAGATGCTATTGTTCCTGATAGCCGCGGCGTTCTTGCTGGCTTTAGGCTTCAAAAGACAAGCAGCTTCTCTTGTCTCTCAGGTGCTGCTTTAAGCGGTAACCCTACACTAGCCAACACCAACATCTGCAACGGAGTCATCGGCTCCGAGATTCTACCCTCTCTAGACTCTCCCAAATCCTTCAGGAAAGTTCCCTCTTCCCCCGCGCTTTCCAAGCTCGACATactctctccttctctccaCGGAAGCATGGCGAGTCTCAGCTGCAGCCCGAGTCCTCCCGAGCCCGAGTCTTGCTTCTTGACCTCCATGagttctccttcttcctctctgAACGAAGGGTTTGTCCTCTCTGCTATGGAAGTTCAAGTCGCGGGTGGTGCTGCTGGTGAAGATAGAGTTCAGGCCGTGTGCTCTGAGGAGAACGGTTGGCTCTTCTGCGCTATCTACGACGGATTCAACGGAAGAGATGCTGCTGATTTCTTGGCTTGTACTTTGTACGAGTCCATTGTTTTCCATCTCCAGCTGCTTGATCACCAGATGAAGACGCATCAAGATGTTGATGATGGAGGCGTCAGTGTAATAGTAGACTCTTCTTCCTCTGATTTGTTCAGACAAGGAGTGTTGGATTGCTTGAACCGCGCGCTTCTCCAGGCGGAAAACGATTTCTTGAGGATGGTTGAGCAAGAGATGGAGGAGAGACCGGACTTGGTGTCTGTTGGTTCTTGTGTTCTGGTCACTCTACTTGTCGGGAAGGATCTTTACATCATGAATCTAGGGGATAGCAGAGCTGTGCTAGCGACGTACAACGGTAACAAGAAGCTGCAAGCTGTTCAGCTCACGGAGGATCACACTGTTGATAACGAAATCGAAGAAGCTAGGCTATTGGGTGAGCATCTTGATGATCCCAAGATCGTTATTGGTGGGAAGATCAAAGGGAAACTTAAAGTGACACGTGCGTTAGGAGTTGGTTACTTGAAGAAG GAGAAACTGAACGATGCACTGATGGGGATTCTTCGAGTTCGTAACCTTTTGAGTCCGCCTTACGTTTCGGTGGAACCATCGATGAGAGTTCACAAGATAACGGAGTCAGATCACTTTGTTATAGTTGCAAGCGATGGTTTGTTTGATTTCTTCAGCAACGAGGAAGCGATAGAGCTTGTTCATGGCTTCATTGCTAGTAATCCTTGTGGTGATCCAGCAAAGTTTCTACTTGAACGTCTTGTAGCTAAAGCTGCTGCTCGTGTTG GGTTCACGTTGGAAGAATTGTTGAATGTTCCGGCTGGTAGGAAAAGGAGATATCATGACGATGTGACTGTGATGGTAATCACTCTTGGTACAGATCAACGCACTTCAAAGGCTTCTACGTTCGTGTga
- the LOC125604406 gene encoding alanine--tRNA ligase-like, which translates to MDSPPPTKLDYHVDMFKLQSQATCLSLFKGEDGRIALILDSTVFHPQGGGQPSDTGLIEFAGSDFKFSVQDVRSKDGIVLHYGVFQGSNPKDVEKGKEVHLLVDESRRKLNSRLHSAGHLLDLCMQKVGLGHLEPGKGYHFPDGPFVEYKGVVPQAELLVKQKELEAEANELISKGGKVYADILPYEEASLLCGGTLPDYIPKGSTPRVLRLGENPGCPCGGTHVSDISDIISMKITQMRTKKGMTKVFYTIAS; encoded by the exons ATGGATTCTCCTCCTCCGACGAAGCTTGATTATCATGTAGACATGTTTAAACTTCAATCCCAAGCCACGTGCCTCTCCTTATTCAAG GGGGAAGATGGACGTATAGCTCTTATATTGGACTCCACCGTGTTTCATCCGCAAGGTGGAGGCCAGCCGTCGGACACCGGTTTAATCGAATTCGCCGGTTCGGATTTCAAGTTCTCGGTTCAAGATGTTCGATCCAAAGATGGAATC GTTCTCCATTACGGAGTGTTCCAAGGTTCGAATCCTAAAGATGTTGAAAAGGGGAAAGAAGTTCACTTGCTTGTTGATGAATCAAGGCGTAAACTCAATTCCAG GTTGCACTCAGCTGGACACTTGCTGGATTTGTGTATGCAGAAAGTTGGGTTGGGACATTTGGAGCCTGGGAAAGGGTACCATTTCCCTGACGG TCCTTTTGTGGAATACAAAGGAGTCGTTCCACAGGCTGAACTGCTGGTGAAGCAGAAAGAGTTGGAGGCAGAGGCTAATGAACTAATATCCAAAGGAGGAAAG GTTTATGCTGATATATTACCCTATGAAGAGGCATCCCTGCTCTGTGGTGGCACTCTTCCTGATTATATTCCCAAG GGCAGCACTCCCCGAGTCTTAAGATTAGGTGAAAACCCTGGGTGTCCGTGTGGTGGCACCCATGTCTCCGATATATCTGATATCATAAGCATGAAG ATCACACAGATGAGAACAAAGAAAGGAATGACAAAAGTTTTCTACACCATTGCATCTTAA
- the LOC106345371 gene encoding rapid alkalinization factor 23-like: MRGLSRNSGTAAILAIFAILAVQHLTVAADFPPLETECRGTIAECSVSAAFGDEGDLFYGGGMGAEFEMDSEINRRMLANRRYISYGALRRNSVPCSRRGASYYNCRRGAQANPYSRGCSVITRCRR, from the coding sequence ATGAGAGGACTCTCCAGAAACTCCGGCACGGCGGCGATTCTCGCGATCTTCGCAATCCTCGCCGTTCAGCACTTGACCGTAGCCGCCGACTTCCCTCCGTTAGAGACAGAGTGCCGCGGTACCATAGCCGAATGCTCGGTTTCCGCCGCGTTTGGAGACGAAGGAGATCTGTTCTACGGCGGAGGAATGGGAGCGGAGTTCGAGATGGACTCGGAGATCAACCGGCGCATGTTAGCGAACAGGAGGTACATCAGCTACGGTGCGCTGAGGAGAAACAGTGTACCTTGCTCACGACGCGGCGCATCTTACTACAATTGCCGACGTGGCGCACAAGCCAACCCGTACTCTCGCGGCTGCAGTGTCATCACTCGCTGCCGGCGATAA
- the LOC106452202 gene encoding UDP-glycosyltransferase 88A1 encodes MEKQEAIVLYPSPPIGHLVSMVELGKLILSQNPSLSIHIILVPPPYQPESTTTYISTVSTSFPSITFHRLPTVTPYSSTTSQSHEALILEIICFSNPNVHRTLFSISQTFNLRAMIIDFFCTAVLDVVAGDFTFPVYYFFTSGAACLASFFHLPTLDETTAGKNLKDVHTLLNIPGVPPIKGSDMPTRVLDRNDEVYDAFISFSKQLSHSSGIIINTFEALENRAIKAITEELCFRNIYPIGPLIVKTRTGDNKNVDSCLNWLDSQPEQSVVFLCFGSLGLFSQEQLKDIAIGLERSEQRFLWVVRNPPELQNQTEPDLEAILPDGFLNRTGNRGMVVKSWAPQVPVLNHKAIGGFVTHCGWNSILEAVCAGVPMVAWPLYAEQRFNRVVIVDEIKIAISMNESDTGFVSSMEVEKRVREVVEEGPVRERTKAMKNAAESALVETGSSRNALTALLESWSPKQT; translated from the exons ATGGAGAAGCAAGAAGCAATAGTTCTTTATCCATCACCACCAATAGGCCACTTAGTCTCCATGGTCGAGCTAGGCAAACTCATCCTCTCCCAAAACCCATCTCTCTCCATCCACATCATCTTAGTCCCACCTCCTTACCAGCCCGAATCAACCACCACCTACATCTCCACCGTCTCCACCTCCTTCCCTTCAATCACCTTCCACCGCCTCCCAACCGTCACACCCTACTCCTCAACAACCTCACAAAGCCACGAGGCGCTCATCTTAGAAATCATCTGCTTCAGCAACCCGAACGTCCACAGGACTCTCTTCTCCATCTCCCAAACATTCAACCTCCGTGCCATGATCATCGACTTCTTCTGCACCGCCGTGCTAGACGTCGTCGCCGGTGACTTCACTTTCCCGGTTTACTACTTCTTCACCTCCGGAGCCGCCTGTCTCGCCTCCTTCTTCCATCTCCCTACTCTTGACGAAACAACCGCTGGAAAAAACCTCAAAGACGTCCACACGCTGCTCAACATCCCCGGCGTTCCTCCGATCAAAGGCTCTGATATGCCTACTCGG GTACTTGACCGCAACGATGAGGTCTACGATGCATTTATATCCTTCTCTAAGCAGCTCTCGCACTCTTCAGGGATCATCATCAACACGTTCGAGGCATTAGAGAACAGAGCCATCAAGGCCATAACAGAGGAGCTCTGTTTTCGCAATATTTATCCAATAGGACCGCTCATTGTTAAGACAAGAACCGGAGATAATAAAAACGTAGATTCTTGTCTGAACTGGCTAGATTCTCAGCCAGAACAGAGTGTTGTCTTCCTCTGTTTCGGGAGCTTGGGTTTGTTTTCGCAAGAACAGCTCAAGGATATTGCTATCGGTTTAGAGAGAAGCGAGCAGAGGTTCTTGTGGGTGGTTCGTAATCCACCAGAGTTACAAAACCAAACAGAACCGGACTTGGAAGCTATATTACCGgatgggtttttaaaccgaaccgGAAACAGGGGAATGGTGGTTAAATCATGGGCTCCGCAAGTTCCGGTTCTGAACCATAAAGCAATCGGTGGGTTCGTGACTCACTGCGGCTGGAACTCTATTCTTGAAGCTGTTTGCGCGGGTGTGCCGATGGTGGCTTGGCCGTTGTATGCTGAGCAGAGGTTTAATAGAGTGGTGATTGTGGATGAGATCAAGATTGCTATTTCGATGAATGAATCGGATACGGGCTTCGTGAGTTCCATGGAGGTGGAGAAACGAGTTCGGGAGGTAGTGGAGGAGGGTCCGGTTAGGGAGAGGACCAAGGCTATGAAGAATGCAGCTGAATCAGCTTTGGTTGAAACCGGTTCGTCTAGGAACGCGTTGACTGCTTTACTCGAGTCGTGGAGTCCAAAGCAAACTTAG